A stretch of Ranitomeya variabilis isolate aRanVar5 chromosome 3, aRanVar5.hap1, whole genome shotgun sequence DNA encodes these proteins:
- the LOC143818606 gene encoding putative G-protein coupled receptor 25, whose amino-acid sequence MTYPSDIKPIASLWSYATSMHHRHSPAVMANESLMDDYLYIDYDEKKTNYDYDYYDNETKCQPQELPHARWILPTLYSIFFLVGFFGNMVVITVVSKRSSRRADTFILNLAVSDLLFVLTLPLWASALAQGGHWIFGAFLCQASVFVIEVTRCASSLLMAVMSVDRYVAVIKGKKIHPLRTRSFSIGTCCGIWGTSILVGCPTFVIRHLNTDNSFCEESDESLFSLGFKMVVIFLTFVLPFAVVLFCYCRMAKYLWNYFGKQVRAMRSTVKPRRGHSWLRIVFCVVGAFCFSWLPYNTVKTVLVISNLGIDISSTTKGVLEQARSATAALAFANSCSNPLIYALLDAGFRRRAHLSMPGLFSKCRSMVPMPSWTVPTTSMSMESTSTYTGN is encoded by the coding sequence ATGACGTACCCTTCAGATATAAAGCCCATTGCATCTCTCTGGAGTTACGCCACATCTATGCACCACCGCCACTCCCCTGCTGTTATGGCCAACGAGTCCTTGATGGATGACTACCTCTACATTGActatgatgaaaaaaaaacaaactatgacTATGACTATTATGACAACGAGACTAAATGCCAACCTCAGGAGTTGCCCCATGCCCGCTGGATCCTGCCCACTCTCTATTCCATCTTTTTCCTCGTTGGGTTCTTCGGCAACATGGTGGTGATCACAGTGGTCTCCAAAAGAAGCTCACGCAGGGCAGACACCTTTATCTTGAACCTTGCTGTTTCCGATCTCCTCTTTGTCTTGACCTTACCTCTGTGGGCCTCTGCTTTGGCACAAGGAGGCCACTGGATCTTTGGGGCTTTTCTATGCCAGGCTAGTGTATTTGTCATAGAAGTCACCCGTTGTGCCAGCTCTTTGCTTATGGCGGTCATGAGCGTGGACCGATATGTTGCAGTGATAAAAGGAAAGAAAATTCACCCACTTCGCACACGGTCCTTCAGTATTGGGACTTGCTGTGGGATTTGGGGGACCTCCATTCTTGTTGGATGCCCAACGTTTGTGATTAGGCATCTTAACACTGACAATTCTTTCTGTGAGGAGTCCGATGAGTCATTGTTCAGTCTAGGATTCAAGATGGTGGTCATCTTTCTTACATTTGTCTTGCCATTTGCCGTCGTCCTCTTCTGCTACTGCCGTATGGCCAAGTACTTGTGGAACTATTTTGGCAAGCAAGTGAGGGCAATGAGGAGTACAGTGAAGCCCCGGCGTGGGCACAGCTGGCTTCGAATAGTCTTCTGTGTGGTTGGGGCTTTCTGCTTTTCTTGGCTTCCCTACAATACTGTCAAAACTGTTTTAGTGATATCTAACCTGGGCATCGATATCTCCAGCACCACGAAGGGGGTCTTAGAACAAGCCCGGAGTGCCACAGCTGCTCTTGCCTTTGCCAACAGTTGCTCTAACCCACTCATTTATGCCCTCCTGGATGCCGGATTTAGGCGTCGTGCCCACCTATCCATGCCGGGGCTCTTCTCCAAGTGTCGTTCTATGGTGCCAATGCCAAGCTGGACTGTGCCAACCACTAGTATGAGTATGGAAAGTACTAGCACCTACACTGGCAACTAA